From the genome of Rhizorhabdus wittichii RW1:
AAGCCCAGATCGAGGCCTTCGTCGAGCACTACAACCACCAGCGTTACCACGAGAGCCTGAACAACGTGACGCCCGCCGATGCCTACTTAGGCAGGGCGCCGGCGATCATCCAACAGCGTGAAAGGATCAAGCGACAGACCTTCGAACATCGGCGCTTGCAACACCGCAAGCTCGCCGACTAACATCAACCCCCAGACGAGGCCCGCACTCCGCTAATCTACGCCGAGAGTTGTGCCGAATGTTCTGACGACGGACAAGAGCACACTCAAGACCGGTCACTCACCGTCCAGACAAGGTGGGACCCGCCGGAGGGTTACAGAGAATCGAGCAGACCACCCTGCTCAAACGCCGCGCTGGCGGCTCCGCCTGCCAGCAGTTGGTCCAGTAGCTCGTTAGGAATCGCAGACTCTTTGCGTCGGGACATAGTGGGACTCCTTTTTACCCATTATGCCCGCCCACACACGGAAATCCTGACAGTCCCGAGGGCATCGCGCCTGCGGACGCCACGGTTGCTATCCACGCCTCATCGAAGCCACCGGAATGCGACCGCCCGAGGACTCAGGTGGACCTTGGGGTTATACCTAGAAACTGGAAGCACTCGCAGATCCGGCCCATGACTATCATGAGGAGGCGCTCGATGCCTTGGGCGACGACCATGATCCCAACGCCCAGCCTGACATCGACATGACCCACTCCCGCTTCGCAGTGCTGGCGAAGAAATGGGCGCCGCGCACGTGGAAGGTCATGACCGGCCCCCACCGAGTGGTCCGAGCGGATTGTTAGTGCATTGACGCCTCCATCTCCAGTGTTGGCCGTAGGTGGAGCGAAGCGGAACCGGAGGGCGACACTGGAGATGGAACGGCCTCCGGCGCGGGCGGTCGATACCCGAGCGAGCTATGCGGCCGGACGGTGTTGTAATGTCGCCGCCACGCTTCGATCAGGATCCGGGCCTCGGCTAGCGAGTAGAAGATCTCGCCGTTGAGCAGTTCATCGCGCAGCGACCCGTTGAACGATTCACAATAGCCATTTTCCCATGGCGATCCGGGCGCAATGCAGAGCGTCTTCACGCCGACCTTGGCCAGCCATTCTTGTACCGCCGTAGCGATAAACTCCGGGCCATTGTCGGATCTGATATGCGCTGGTGGCCCGCGCGTGACGAACAGTTCGGCCAGCGCCGCCAGCACATCGTCGCTCTTAAGCTTGCGCGCCACGGGCAACGCCATGCACTCCCGGCTCGCCTCGTCGATGATCGACAGGATACGGTATTTACGCCCATCGTGCGTCCGCCCCTCAACAAAGTCGTAGGACCAGACATGGCCAGGATACTCGGGCCGAAGCCGGATGCACGATCCGTCGTTCAGCCACAGCCGCCCGCGCTTCGGCTGCCTTTGCGGCACCTTGAGCCCCTCGCGTCGCCAGATGCGCTCGACCCGCTTGCGGTTCACATGCCACCCCGCATCGCGCAGCAACGCCGTCACCCGGCGATAGCCATAACGACCATATTGCCGCGCCAGCGCAATGATATCCTCGGTGAGAGCCGCTTCGTCATCTGCCCCGCGAGGCGCTTTGCGCTGTGTCGATCGGTATTGCCCGAGCACACGGCACAGCCGCCGCTCGGACACCGGCATCATCGTTCTGATGTGGTCGATACAGCGCCTGCGACGCGCGGGGCTCAGAAGTTTCCCCGGGCGGCCTCCTGCAGGATTAGCTTGTCGAGCGTCAGATCCGAGATCGCGCGGCGAAGCCGCACATTCTCTTTCTCCAGGTCCTTCATCCGACGCGCCTGATCGGTCTTCAGGCCACCATATTCCTTACGCCACCGGTAATAGGTCTGCTCGCTGACCGCGATCCGCCGACACGCCTCCGCAGTCGTGGCGCCCTGCGCCAGCACAACCTCAGCTTCACGCAGCTTGCCAATGATCTCTTCCGGGCGATGCTTCTTGCTCGGCATTCCTTGTCTCCTTCGTCATCCAAAATATCATCAATTTTGGACCACTCAGAAGGGGGCAGATCAGTCAAATAGCCTGCGTCAACGCCGCCTTCCGTCGGCGCTTACAATCATCATGTGAGGCCGGACATATGAAAGCAACCGCTCAAAACCCGTCCCGACAAAAGGCCGTTGCCAAGGGCGCGGCACATATCAAACTCAGACTAGGAATCTTCCACCGTCACATATGATTCTAGTTCCGGTTGTCGCTCTGAGATGTGTCACACAAGCCAATACAGTTCGCGCCACGTCCTCCGGCTCGATCACGCGCTTGAGCGGTGTCATCTCGGCTAGTTTTTCCAGAGCTGCCCTGTCGCGCCCGGCGACGAAGTCGGTCGCAACCGCTCCAGGCGATACCGCGAGCACACGTATCTCGGGACCAAGCGCTGATGCCAATGACATGGTCATGGTATCTAGCGCACCCTTCGACGCGCAATAACCAATATTGCTGCCGCGACCGGTAAATCCGGAAATGGAAGAGATATTGACAATTACGCCGTCGCCGCTCGCTCTCAGCATGGGCACAAAAGCTCTGATCGTTGCAAATGGTCCTTGCACATTGCTGGCCATAATTTGATCAAAAAGGTCATCATCAAGGTTAGCGTCCGCGCTCGTGGTGTAATTTCTGGTGTAGATTGAGATGATCGCATGGGGTGGGGCATGCCCCACCCCATGCGATTTCGATCTCGGTGGCCACCGGGCTCATCGGTAAGGTGGAGTTACCACACTTCACACGCCCACCGAGGAGTTGATCCCGATGACCGACGACAGACTACCGCTTGCCGAGCTGATGGCGAAGACTGGAGATGGAGATTTCCTGCGCACGATCGCCGAGAGCGTATTACAGATCATCATGGAGGCCGACGTCGATGGCCTGGTCGGCGCTAGCCGACACGAGCGCTCCGGCGACCGGACGACCTGGCGGAACGGCTACCGCGACCGCAGCCTCGATACCCGGCTCGGCACGCTCAACCTGAGGATTCCCAAGCTACGGACCGGCGCCTACTTCCCTGGCTTCCTGGAACCCAGGAAGACCGTCGAGAAGGCGCTGGTCGCGGTGATCCAGGAGGCGTGGATCGCCGGCGTCAGCACCCGGCGTGTCGACGAGCTGGTGCAGGCCATGGGCATGACCGGCATCTCCAAATCCTCGGTGTCCAAGCTGTGCAAGGATATCGACGAACGTGTCCATGCCTTCCTTAAGCGGCCGCTCACCGGCGACTGGCCCTACCTCTGGCTCGATGCTACCTACCTCAAGGTGCGCGAGGGCGGGCGGATCGTCAGTGTCGCCGCGATAATAGCCGTTGCCGTCAACACCGAGGGCAAGCGCGAAATCGTTGGCCTTCACATTGGACCCTCCGAAGCCGAGCCATTCTGGTCGAGCTTCCTCAAGGACCTCGCACGCCGCGGACTGACCGGCGTGAAGCTGGTCATCTCCGATGCCCACGAGGGCCTCAAGGCAGCGATCACTCGCGTGCTCAGCGCCACCTGGCAGCGGTGCCGCGTCCACTTCATGCGCAATGCCCTGGCCTACGTGCCCAAGGGCCAGAACACCGTCGTCGCCGCTGCCATCCGCCAGGTCTTCCTCCAGCCCGACCATGCCGCCGCGACACAGGTCTGGCGCCAGGTCGCCGACCAGTTGCGTACCCGCTGGCCAAAGCTCGGCGCCTGCATGGACGATGCCGAGCACGACGTGCTGGCCTACATGACCTTCCCCGAGCAGCACCGCGTCAAATTACATTCCACCAATCCACTGGAACGCCTGAACAAGGAAGTGAAGCGCCGCGCCGATGTCGTCGGCATCTTCCCGAACGAGGATAGCATCATCCGCCTCGTCGGCGCCGTCCTGCTGGAGCAGAATGACGAATACCAGCTCCAGCACCGCTACATGCAGATCGAGGGCATGGCCGCCCTTGCTACACCAATGATCGAGGAGGCACAGCCGCTACAGATTACACCCAAGGCCGCCTGAAAATGCAGCCCGCTGGCCACACCCAATTCTACACCACATTGACGGACGCGACCTCATCAAGCGCGTCGAGGTTCGCATGCGGAACTGGCCGGGTAGTACCCGCCGAATTCACCAGAATGTCCGCCCTGCCATGCGTCGCCTCAACCGTCAGGGCGGCAACGCGCACCGAGTCCGGGTCATCGATGGCGATCGCAAATATCGAATGGCCGCCGCCCGGAAGCGATGCTCGCAAGGTGTCCGCACGCTCAGCCCCGGTGTTATATCCAATGGCCACCGTTGCACCGGCCTCAGCCTGTCAGGCGAACTGAGAAACTGACCCCCTGCCGAATCCGAGAACTGACCCCTTCGGCTGAAGAGGGAAAGACAGATGACGACTGTGATCACAGAGTTTCCTGCACGGACATTGGCTGTGCAGGGAGAGGAGATGCTTCAACCCGACGAGGTGGCCGCGATGGTGCGGTTGCATGAGCTTGGTTGGGGAGCCAAGCGGCTGTCGAAGGAGTTCGGCTGCGCGCGCAACACGGTACGGCGCTATCTCCGCGCCGGCGGCGTTGTACCATTCGCGAAGCCGGCGCGTAAATCGGCGTTCGACGGGCTCGACGACTGGCTGCGCGAGCGCTTTTTTCGGCATGGCGGCAATGCCGATGTCGTGCGCCAGGAGCTGGCGAGCGAGCACGGGATCGTGATCGGCCTGCGGTCGGTCGAGCTTCGGGTTCAGCGCTGGCGACGTGAGCTGAAGGCGCAGAAGCGGGCCACAGTGCGCTTCGAGACGCGGCCGGGGCATCAGCTACAAATCGACTTTGGCGAGTCCAAAGTGTGGATCGGCGACGAGCGTGTGCGGGTGCATCTGTTCGTGGCGACGCTGGGCTACTCGCGCCGGATGCACATCCGCCCCTCGATCCGCGAGCGCCAGGTGGACTGGTTCGAAGGCATGGAAGGCGCGTTCCTGCGGTTCGGCGGCGTGCCGGCGGAAATCCTGTTCGACAACGCCAGGGCGCTGGTCGAGCATCATGACGCGGCGACGCGGGAAGTGCGGTTCAACGGCCGGCTCCACGCCTTTGCCCGCTATTGGGGCTTCTCGCCGAGAGCTTGCGCGCCGTACCGGGCGCGCACCAAGGGCAAGGACGAACGCGGCGTCGGGTACGTGAAGCGCAACGCCATTGCCGGCCGCCGCTTCGCCAGCTGGGGCGCCTTCGTCGCGCACCTCGAGCAATGGAACCGCGAGATTGCCGACGTACGTGTGCACGGGACGACCGGCGAACTGCCGCTCGTCCGCTTCGCCGACGAAGCCGCCGCCCTGCGTCCGCTCGGTGGCCGTGCTCCGTTCGGCCAGCTGCGCGACCTGGTTCGCAAGGTGCGGCCCGACTGTGCCATCGACCTCGACACCAACAGCTACTCGGTACCCTGGCGCCTGGTCGGCGAGACCGTGCAGGTCGTGGTCCTCGCCGGTCGCGTCATCGTGCGCCATGCTGGCGAGGTCGTGGCCGACCATCCCGTGTGCGACGGGCGTCGGCAGCGGGTGGTCGATCGGGCTCATCTTGCGGGTCTGGTGGGCACCGGTCCCTTCCGCGTGACGGCATCGCCGCCGACGCCACCGCCGGCCTTGCTGCGCCCCCTCGCCGAGTATGAAGCCGTGGTCGGAGGGGGTTGGTGATGGCGGAAATCGATCATGAAGCGCTGGTAGCGATGTTGGACCGGCTGAAGCTCTCGGCGATCCGGGACCAGCTCGACACGCTGCTCGACGAGGCGGCGCGCTCGAAGATGACCCTGCGCGAAGCGCTGGCGTTCTTCGTCTCCCGCGAGATCGCGCGGCGCGACGAGCGCCGTATCTCCATGGCGAGCAAGCTCGCCCAGTTCCCGTTCGTACGCGAGATCGACGGCTTCGAGTTCGACGCGCAGCCTTCGCTCGACCCTGGCCAGATCCGGGAGCTGGCGACGTGCCGGTGGATCGCCCACGGCGACACGACGTTGCTCCTCGGGCCTCCGGGAACCGGCAAGACGCACCTCGCCGTGGCCTTGGGGCGGGAAGCGATCCGGCAGAACTACTCGGTCCAGTTCGTCACCGCGGCGACGTTGGTGGCAATGCTCGCCAAGGCGCACGACGACGGATCACTCGACAAGCAGTTGACGCAGCTTGCCCGGCCCAAGCTGTTGATCATCGACGAACTCGGCTATCTGCCGTTCGAAGCCAACGCCGCCCATCTGTTCTTCCAGCTGGTATCGCGCCGCTACGAGAAAGGCTCGATCCTGATCACGTCGAACCGGTCAGTTGGGGAATGGGGCGGCGTCTTCGGCGATCCGGTCGTGGCCACGGCAATCCTGGATCGGCTGCTTCACCACTCGACCGTGATCACCATCCGCGGCGACAGCTACCGAGTAAGCGGGGTCTGGCGACCGCCTTGCGCAGCGCCCATTAGCCGGGATGATTGCCGCTCTTTAAGCGGGGTGGCCGGTGTCGGACGAGATTGAAGGTTCAGCGAGCAGCGCAGCGACTACTCATACGAGCGGTCGTATGAGTAGTCGGATAGAGATCGTTAGCCGGGTGTCAGGCCGGCGGCGCTGGACGGTAGAGCAGAAGCTGGCCGTGCTGCAGGATGCATTCGGCCCGGAGGGCTGCGTGCGCGCGGCCTGTGAACGCCATGACGTCGGCAGCGGCTCGATCTACACATGGCGGCGACAGGCGATGTCCGGTGAGCTCGCCGGGGTGCGCAAGTCGATCAAGCCTGCCTTTGCGGAGGTGCAGATCAGCGATCAACTGGCCTTGCCTGGGCCAACGGTCGCAGCACGCAGCGAGGGAGTGATCGGCATCGAGCTGCCGTCTGGCATCAGGGTGAACGTGGACGCCACCGTCGATGCCGATGCCCTGTCGCGGGTGATCGGCGTCCTGACGCAATGATCCCGCTGCCGCCCTCAACGCGGATATTCCTGGCCTGCGGCGCAACAGATATGCGTAAGGGTTTTGACGGCCTGGCTGTGATGACGCAGCAAGTTCTGGAGCAGAGCCCGCATTCCGGTGCGCTGTTCGCCTTTCGAGGGAAGCGCGGTGATCTGGTAAAGCTGCTCTGGTATGACGGTCAGGGCATGTGCCTTTTCTCCAAGCGGATGGACCGAGGCCGGTTCATTTGGCCATCGACCAAGACCGGTTCGGTGGTGATGACGGCGGCCCAGCTTTCCATGCTTCTGGAAGGCATCGACTGGCGGCGGCCGGAACGCACTTTCACCCCGTCACTCGCGGGCTAAAACGCCCATTTTCCGGCGCTTTTTCTGGCATTGCGGCGTCTGTTCCGCTATAGGGTCGCGGTGTCGGACGCAGGCCTTTCCACCGCTGATAAAGACGCTCGGATCGCCGAGCTCGAAGCTGCTTTGGCGGCCGCCCACGCCGATATTTCTGCCCGCGACATCCTGATCGACACGCTGCGCGTGCAGATCGCGCGCCTCAAGCGGATGCAGTTCGGCAAGTCGTCCGAGAAGCTCGACACTCAGATCGCACAGCTTGAGCTTGCGCTCGAAGAGCTCGAAGGCGAGGCCATCGTCGCCGCCGCCCGCCGGGCCGATCCGGCAGAGGTTGATCGGCCGTCGCCTGTTCGTGCGCTGCCTGCTCATCTGCCGCGGGAGGAGCAGCGGATCGAGCCCGAACAGGACAGTTGCACCTGTCCAGATTGCGGCGGAGCGCTGCGGCCTCTGG
Proteins encoded in this window:
- a CDS encoding Integrase, catalytic region (PFAM: Integrase, catalytic region) — its product is MMPVSERRLCRVLGQYRSTQRKAPRGADDEAALTEDIIALARQYGRYGYRRVTALLRDAGWHVNRKRVERIWRREGLKVPQRQPKRGRLWLNDGSCIRLRPEYPGHVWSYDFVEGRTHDGRKYRILSIIDEASRECMALPVARKLKSDDVLAALAELFVTRGPPAHIRSDNGPEFIATAVQEWLAKVGVKTLCIAPGSPWENGYCESFNGSLRDELLNGEIFYSLAEARILIEAWRRHYNTVRPHSSLGYRPPAPEAVPSPVSPSGSASLHLRPTLEMEASMH
- a CDS encoding transposase IS3/IS911 family protein (PFAM: transposase IS3/IS911 family protein), giving the protein MPSKKHRPEEIIGKLREAEVVLAQGATTAEACRRIAVSEQTYYRWRKEYGGLKTDQARRMKDLEKENVRLRRAISDLTLDKLILQEAARGNF
- a CDS encoding Dehydrogenase with different specificities, with the protein product MASNVQGPFATIRAFVPMLRASGDGVIVNISSISGFTGRGSNIGYCASKGALDTMTMSLASALGPEIRVLAVSPGAVATDFVAGRDRAALEKLAEMTPLKRVIEPEDVARTVLACVTHLRATTGTRIICDGGRFLV
- a CDS encoding transposase, mutator type (PFAM: transposase, mutator type); translated protein: MTDDRLPLAELMAKTGDGDFLRTIAESVLQIIMEADVDGLVGASRHERSGDRTTWRNGYRDRSLDTRLGTLNLRIPKLRTGAYFPGFLEPRKTVEKALVAVIQEAWIAGVSTRRVDELVQAMGMTGISKSSVSKLCKDIDERVHAFLKRPLTGDWPYLWLDATYLKVREGGRIVSVAAIIAVAVNTEGKREIVGLHIGPSEAEPFWSSFLKDLARRGLTGVKLVISDAHEGLKAAITRVLSATWQRCRVHFMRNALAYVPKGQNTVVAAAIRQVFLQPDHAAATQVWRQVADQLRTRWPKLGACMDDAEHDVLAYMTFPEQHRVKLHSTNPLERLNKEVKRRADVVGIFPNEDSIIRLVGAVLLEQNDEYQLQHRYMQIEGMAALATPMIEEAQPLQITPKAA
- a CDS encoding Integrase, catalytic region (PFAM: Integrase, catalytic region), whose protein sequence is MTTVITEFPARTLAVQGEEMLQPDEVAAMVRLHELGWGAKRLSKEFGCARNTVRRYLRAGGVVPFAKPARKSAFDGLDDWLRERFFRHGGNADVVRQELASEHGIVIGLRSVELRVQRWRRELKAQKRATVRFETRPGHQLQIDFGESKVWIGDERVRVHLFVATLGYSRRMHIRPSIRERQVDWFEGMEGAFLRFGGVPAEILFDNARALVEHHDAATREVRFNGRLHAFARYWGFSPRACAPYRARTKGKDERGVGYVKRNAIAGRRFASWGAFVAHLEQWNREIADVRVHGTTGELPLVRFADEAAALRPLGGRAPFGQLRDLVRKVRPDCAIDLDTNSYSVPWRLVGETVQVVVLAGRVIVRHAGEVVADHPVCDGRRQRVVDRAHLAGLVGTGPFRVTASPPTPPPALLRPLAEYEAVVGGGW
- a CDS encoding IstB domain protein ATP-binding protein (PFAM: IstB domain protein ATP-binding protein~SMART: AAA ATPase); protein product: MAEIDHEALVAMLDRLKLSAIRDQLDTLLDEAARSKMTLREALAFFVSREIARRDERRISMASKLAQFPFVREIDGFEFDAQPSLDPGQIRELATCRWIAHGDTTLLLGPPGTGKTHLAVALGREAIRQNYSVQFVTAATLVAMLAKAHDDGSLDKQLTQLARPKLLIIDELGYLPFEANAAHLFFQLVSRRYEKGSILITSNRSVGEWGGVFGDPVVATAILDRLLHHSTVITIRGDSYRVSGVWRPPCAAPISRDDCRSLSGVAGVGRD
- a CDS encoding transposase IS3/IS911 family protein (PFAM: transposase IS3/IS911 family protein), with the translated sequence MSDEIEGSASSAATTHTSGRMSSRIEIVSRVSGRRRWTVEQKLAVLQDAFGPEGCVRAACERHDVGSGSIYTWRRQAMSGELAGVRKSIKPAFAEVQISDQLALPGPTVAARSEGVIGIELPSGIRVNVDATVDADALSRVIGVLTQ
- a CDS encoding IS66 Orf2 family protein (PFAM: IS66 Orf2 family protein), with protein sequence MIPLPPSTRIFLACGATDMRKGFDGLAVMTQQVLEQSPHSGALFAFRGKRGDLVKLLWYDGQGMCLFSKRMDRGRFIWPSTKTGSVVMTAAQLSMLLEGIDWRRPERTFTPSLAG